One Cumulibacter manganitolerans DNA window includes the following coding sequences:
- a CDS encoding enoyl-CoA hydratase-related protein yields the protein MTEQNDLVLYEVTDRVATLTMNRPDRGNVYNWDLADALNKALEKADADDEVRVVIVTGAGKYFCVGMDINAFGDLGNETAETIGGWTRDGGGTTALQILRMVKPVIMAMNGSAAGIGMTMTLGADIRIAAEGGKYAMPFTRRAIAPEACSTWILPRIVGITQALEWVMTGRTFSAQEGKDGRLFSYVVPADQVLAKARELAADIVENTSPISVAASRQMLWRGLGFDSPWDGHRQESEAIIRLVGGPDGTEGAKAFQEKREAVFASTISDDYEFEWPRWPERPADVEQK from the coding sequence ATGACCGAACAGAACGATCTCGTCCTCTACGAGGTGACCGATCGCGTCGCGACGCTCACCATGAACCGCCCGGACCGCGGAAACGTGTACAACTGGGACCTCGCCGACGCGCTCAACAAGGCGCTGGAGAAGGCTGACGCCGACGACGAGGTGCGCGTCGTCATCGTGACCGGTGCCGGGAAGTACTTCTGCGTCGGCATGGACATCAACGCCTTCGGCGACCTCGGCAACGAGACGGCCGAGACGATCGGCGGCTGGACCCGGGACGGCGGCGGCACGACGGCGCTGCAGATCCTGCGCATGGTCAAGCCGGTGATCATGGCGATGAACGGCTCCGCGGCCGGCATCGGGATGACCATGACGCTCGGCGCCGACATCCGGATCGCGGCCGAGGGCGGCAAGTACGCGATGCCGTTCACGCGGCGCGCGATCGCCCCGGAGGCCTGCTCGACCTGGATCCTGCCGCGCATCGTCGGGATCACCCAGGCCCTCGAATGGGTGATGACCGGGCGGACCTTCAGCGCCCAGGAGGGCAAGGACGGCCGGCTCTTCTCGTACGTCGTCCCCGCCGACCAGGTGCTCGCGAAGGCCCGCGAGCTCGCCGCCGACATCGTCGAGAACACGTCGCCGATCTCCGTGGCGGCGTCCCGTCAGATGCTGTGGCGCGGCCTCGGCTTCGACTCGCCGTGGGACGGCCACCGCCAGGAGTCCGAGGCGATCATCCGGCTGGTCGGCGGCCCCGACGGCACGGAGGGCGCGAAGGCGTTCCAGGAGAAGCGCGAGGCGGTGTTCGCCTCGACGATCTCCGACGACTACGAGTTCGAGTGGCCGCGCTGGCCGGAGCGGCCGGCCGACGTCGAGCAGAAGTGA
- a CDS encoding ABC transporter ATP-binding protein, translating into MAVRDLVIGGLLDGVGFDLGAGECLVILDEHDARRTALLQVLAGARRPDAGTVHAPPAAAVWHADGLPEQAPVEQSVRDLLGCAPEQARALLAGLGLAHRATHEPWAMSAGERRRIAVEVALSGPAALVVLDEPERGLDKQSLRWLAARVRAVVDAGRTVVVATYNEWLADAVGDIVVEEL; encoded by the coding sequence GTGGCGGTACGTGACCTGGTGATCGGCGGGCTGCTCGACGGCGTCGGCTTCGACCTCGGTGCAGGCGAGTGCCTGGTCATCCTCGACGAGCACGACGCGCGGCGTACCGCGCTGCTGCAGGTGCTCGCGGGGGCCCGGCGCCCGGACGCGGGCACCGTGCACGCACCTCCCGCCGCGGCGGTCTGGCACGCCGACGGGCTGCCCGAGCAGGCGCCCGTCGAGCAGTCTGTGCGCGACCTGCTCGGGTGCGCCCCCGAGCAGGCCCGCGCGCTGCTCGCCGGCCTCGGGCTGGCCCACCGCGCCACGCACGAGCCGTGGGCGATGTCGGCGGGTGAACGCCGCCGCATCGCGGTCGAGGTCGCGCTGTCCGGTCCGGCTGCGCTCGTCGTCCTGGACGAGCCCGAGCGGGGGCTGGACAAGCAGTCGCTGCGCTGGCTCGCCGCGCGCGTCCGCGCCGTGGTGGACGCCGGACGCACCGTGGTCGTCGCGACGTACAACGAGTGGCTCGCCGACGCGGTCGGCGACATCGTCGTCGAGGAGCTCTGA
- a CDS encoding S8 family serine peptidase, with amino-acid sequence MPNRRLAPLIITLATSVVAVLMPVAAHAAPPASPPAKANAVKGAKLSPRLQEVAAPGFAALPTEAQADATNAQPTGPGSLIWDGERVAVQIRLAPGRDPQTIASVAALEHIAADGTQATALVLPGALNTLAALPAVAYVTEAIEPVTHAACPTGTSVSEGVQQLKVDLARAASGADGSGVTVGIISDSYDAARAAAGDVAAGELPGSGNPCGYGTPVGATGGAAGGTDEGRAMAQIVHDLAPGAKILFADYGSTQADLADHIRALANQGATVIVDDVTYFAEPMYQDGVVAKAISDVTAAGVSYFSSAGNTNQVVAGKDVGSYRTDAFRPAACPSAIVQAYGVPGLTCHDFDPGSAVDTSWTLGVGQPISLALGWNEPQYGVATDLDLCAIDTTSNTLIGCGWDDNALSQQAFEWLSLAQSGTVAIVVVRYAGTAAPAFRIVTVDGTITSTDLPAGKGTDVVGPSAYGHNVSAATISVAAHPYSSKSVLEGYSAAGPSLTCWGPVVGSTPAARLASCQSTTVDLTATDGVRNSFFGSNVGGVWRFYGTSAAAPHAAAVAALVRQVAPCATADAVQSALTGTASPVSGVSTDHQGSGIVDAQAAVQSVQAACGPPGAHDPQGDLAASIDPTGIISFDGWAFDPDALSKPTTVMITVGGAVAAYSYADRPSPQLYPYGVPGAHGVSGQVAGPKSGSTQVCLFVLNIGLGANKTVACKQVTVPALNPVGALAASSNGEQLSINGWAFDPNDPAGTVTVMLTVNGEIKQYLYANAPRPELATYGVPGNHGFVSTLPAPGTASTEVCLWAFNLGPGASGLVECKTLSTPAYDPQADLYLSASGGTITASGYAFDLNAPLSPVTVMLTLNGSVVAYSTANQPSPQLYPYGVFGAHGYRTSFGTAVKGRNDVCVFAINIGPGKNVLASCKSVTV; translated from the coding sequence GTGCCGAACCGACGCCTCGCTCCCCTGATCATCACGCTGGCCACCTCCGTGGTCGCCGTCCTGATGCCCGTCGCGGCGCACGCCGCGCCGCCGGCGAGCCCGCCGGCGAAGGCGAACGCGGTGAAGGGCGCGAAGCTCAGCCCGCGCCTGCAGGAGGTGGCTGCGCCCGGCTTCGCCGCGCTGCCCACCGAGGCACAGGCGGACGCCACCAACGCCCAACCCACCGGACCCGGCTCGTTGATCTGGGACGGCGAGCGGGTCGCGGTGCAGATCCGCCTCGCGCCCGGCCGCGACCCCCAGACGATCGCGTCGGTCGCCGCTCTGGAGCACATCGCCGCCGACGGGACGCAGGCGACCGCGCTGGTGCTCCCGGGGGCGCTGAACACGCTCGCCGCGCTGCCGGCCGTCGCCTACGTGACCGAGGCGATCGAGCCGGTCACCCACGCGGCCTGCCCGACCGGGACCTCGGTCTCCGAAGGCGTCCAGCAGCTGAAGGTCGACCTCGCGCGCGCGGCGTCCGGCGCGGACGGCTCCGGGGTCACCGTCGGCATCATCTCCGACTCGTACGACGCCGCGCGCGCCGCCGCCGGCGACGTCGCGGCCGGCGAGCTGCCCGGTAGCGGCAACCCCTGCGGCTACGGCACGCCGGTCGGCGCGACCGGCGGGGCCGCGGGCGGCACGGACGAGGGCCGCGCGATGGCGCAGATCGTGCACGACCTCGCCCCGGGCGCCAAGATCCTGTTCGCCGACTACGGCAGCACCCAGGCCGACCTCGCCGACCACATCCGAGCGCTGGCCAACCAGGGCGCAACGGTCATCGTCGACGACGTCACCTACTTCGCCGAGCCGATGTACCAGGACGGCGTGGTCGCGAAGGCGATCAGCGACGTCACCGCGGCGGGGGTGAGCTACTTCAGCAGCGCCGGCAACACCAACCAGGTCGTCGCGGGCAAGGACGTCGGCAGCTACCGCACCGACGCGTTCCGCCCGGCAGCCTGTCCGTCGGCGATCGTCCAGGCGTACGGGGTGCCGGGCCTGACCTGCCACGACTTCGATCCGGGCTCCGCGGTCGACACGTCCTGGACGCTCGGCGTCGGCCAGCCCATCTCGCTGGCGCTCGGCTGGAACGAGCCACAGTACGGCGTGGCCACCGACCTCGACCTGTGCGCGATCGACACCACCTCGAACACGCTGATCGGCTGTGGCTGGGACGACAACGCCCTGTCGCAGCAGGCGTTCGAGTGGCTGAGCCTCGCGCAGTCCGGGACCGTCGCGATCGTCGTCGTACGGTACGCCGGCACCGCCGCGCCGGCGTTCCGCATCGTCACGGTCGACGGCACGATCACCTCCACCGACCTGCCGGCCGGCAAGGGCACCGACGTCGTCGGCCCCAGCGCCTACGGGCACAACGTCTCCGCGGCCACCATCTCCGTCGCGGCCCATCCGTACTCCTCGAAGTCGGTGCTCGAGGGCTACTCGGCGGCCGGTCCGTCGCTGACCTGCTGGGGTCCCGTGGTCGGCAGCACACCCGCGGCCCGGCTCGCCTCGTGCCAGAGCACGACGGTCGACCTGACCGCCACCGACGGCGTCCGCAACTCCTTCTTCGGCAGCAACGTGGGCGGCGTCTGGCGGTTCTACGGCACGTCCGCGGCCGCACCGCACGCCGCCGCCGTCGCGGCGCTCGTCCGGCAGGTGGCCCCCTGCGCCACTGCCGACGCCGTACAGAGCGCGCTCACCGGCACGGCGTCCCCGGTCAGCGGGGTGAGCACCGACCATCAGGGCAGCGGCATCGTCGATGCGCAGGCCGCCGTGCAGTCGGTGCAGGCCGCCTGCGGGCCGCCGGGTGCGCACGATCCCCAGGGCGACCTCGCCGCGTCCATCGACCCGACGGGCATCATCAGCTTCGACGGATGGGCTTTCGACCCGGACGCGCTGTCCAAGCCGACGACCGTGATGATCACCGTGGGCGGCGCGGTGGCGGCGTACTCCTACGCCGACCGGCCCAGCCCGCAGCTCTACCCGTACGGCGTACCGGGAGCGCACGGCGTGTCCGGCCAGGTGGCCGGCCCGAAGTCGGGCTCCACCCAGGTGTGCCTGTTCGTGCTCAACATCGGCCTGGGCGCGAACAAGACGGTCGCCTGCAAGCAGGTCACCGTGCCGGCGCTGAACCCGGTCGGTGCGCTGGCGGCCTCGAGCAACGGCGAGCAGCTCTCGATCAACGGGTGGGCCTTCGACCCGAACGACCCCGCGGGCACCGTGACCGTGATGCTCACGGTCAACGGCGAGATCAAGCAGTACCTCTACGCCAACGCGCCGCGCCCGGAGCTGGCGACCTACGGCGTCCCCGGCAACCACGGCTTCGTGAGCACCCTGCCGGCGCCGGGGACGGCCAGCACCGAGGTGTGCCTCTGGGCGTTCAACCTCGGCCCCGGCGCCAGCGGGCTGGTCGAGTGCAAGACGCTCAGCACGCCGGCGTACGACCCGCAGGCCGATCTCTACCTCAGCGCGAGCGGCGGCACGATCACCGCCAGCGGCTACGCGTTCGACCTGAACGCGCCGCTGAGCCCGGTGACCGTGATGCTCACCCTCAACGGGTCGGTGGTCGCCTACAGCACCGCCAACCAGCCCAGCCCGCAGCTCTATCCGTACGGCGTCTTCGGGGCGCACGGCTATCGCACGTCGTTCGGCACCGCCGTCAAGGGCCGCAACGACGTGTGCGTGTTCGCGATCAACATCGGGCCCGGCAAGAACGTCCTGGCGTCCTGCAAGTCCGTCACCGTCTAG
- a CDS encoding MarR family winged helix-turn-helix transcriptional regulator, whose translation MPTGASATDPQSPRTHEQREVDAVMAAARVLVGVVARSVAEVESQVSVPQLRVLVLIATRGALNLSSLAEAIGVHPSNATRTVERLVSAGFVDRRDAPDDRRNVRLTLTKKGSRLVASVFEHRRAAIEEVVGRMPQDKRRALPAALESFAEAAGEPAEDHFGDMRWTS comes from the coding sequence GTGCCCACCGGAGCCTCAGCCACCGACCCGCAGTCCCCGCGGACGCACGAGCAGCGTGAGGTCGACGCGGTCATGGCCGCCGCGCGGGTGCTGGTCGGCGTGGTCGCCCGTTCTGTGGCCGAGGTGGAGAGCCAGGTGTCGGTGCCGCAGCTGCGGGTGCTGGTGCTCATCGCGACGCGCGGCGCGCTGAACCTCTCGTCGTTGGCCGAGGCGATTGGCGTGCACCCGTCCAACGCGACGCGCACGGTGGAGCGGCTGGTGTCGGCCGGGTTCGTCGACCGGCGCGACGCGCCGGACGACCGGCGCAACGTGCGGCTGACGCTGACGAAGAAGGGCAGCCGGCTGGTGGCGTCGGTCTTCGAGCACCGCCGTGCGGCCATCGAGGAGGTCGTCGGGCGCATGCCGCAGGACAAGCGTCGCGCGCTGCCGGCTGCCCTGGAGTCCTTCGCCGAGGCGGCGGGAGAGCCGGCCGAGGACCACTTCGGCGACATGCGCTGGACGAGCTGA
- a CDS encoding enolase C-terminal domain-like protein, translating into MSGAPGTVDPRIDELATAVYTFPTPEPEADGTARWDATTAVAVTLGAGGRTGLGWTYSSPAAAAVVQQTLRDVVLGHGAHDVAGGWSDMHRACRNLGTRGLVMQAISAVDMAWWDLKARVMGAPLGALLGSCRSEVPIYGSGGFTTLSDTQLAEQVDGWLAAGCRAMKIKIAQDWGTHCARDLARTERLRALAGDQVELMVDANGGYTIGQARRMGARLDDLGVRWFEEPVSSQDTGGLAELKAALRCDVAAGEYVSDVYEARALLPVVDCLQLDATRCGGYTGWLRGAALAQSVNLQVSAHCAPSLHAFVAAAVPNLRHVEWFADHARLEPLLVDGLPAVAAGALHPDAGSPGHGMRIRPDAERWRTG; encoded by the coding sequence ATGAGCGGCGCCCCCGGCACCGTCGATCCGCGGATCGACGAGCTCGCCACCGCCGTGTACACCTTCCCGACGCCGGAGCCGGAGGCCGACGGGACCGCCCGATGGGACGCCACCACGGCGGTCGCCGTCACCCTCGGCGCCGGTGGTCGCACCGGCCTGGGCTGGACCTACAGCAGCCCGGCCGCCGCCGCCGTCGTGCAGCAGACGCTGCGCGACGTCGTCCTCGGGCACGGTGCCCACGACGTCGCGGGCGGCTGGTCGGACATGCACCGGGCATGCCGCAACCTCGGGACCCGCGGCCTGGTGATGCAGGCCATCAGCGCGGTCGACATGGCGTGGTGGGATCTGAAGGCCCGGGTGATGGGTGCGCCGCTCGGCGCGCTGCTGGGCAGCTGCCGCAGCGAGGTGCCGATCTACGGATCCGGCGGTTTCACCACCCTCTCCGACACCCAGCTCGCCGAGCAGGTCGACGGCTGGCTGGCCGCGGGCTGCCGGGCGATGAAGATCAAGATCGCGCAGGACTGGGGCACGCACTGCGCCCGCGACCTCGCCCGCACCGAACGGCTGCGTGCGCTGGCGGGAGATCAGGTCGAGCTCATGGTCGACGCCAACGGCGGGTACACCATCGGCCAGGCGCGCCGCATGGGCGCTCGCCTGGACGACCTCGGGGTGCGGTGGTTCGAGGAGCCGGTGAGCAGCCAGGACACCGGCGGCCTCGCGGAGCTGAAGGCCGCCTTGCGGTGCGACGTCGCCGCCGGCGAGTACGTCTCCGACGTCTACGAGGCGCGTGCGCTGCTGCCCGTCGTCGACTGCCTGCAGCTGGACGCCACCCGCTGCGGCGGCTACACCGGGTGGCTGCGCGGTGCGGCGCTCGCGCAGTCGGTGAACCTCCAGGTGTCGGCGCACTGCGCGCCGTCGCTGCACGCGTTCGTCGCCGCCGCGGTGCCCAACCTGCGGCACGTCGAGTGGTTCGCCGACCACGCCCGGCTGGAGCCGTTGCTCGTCGACGGGCTCCCGGCGGTCGCCGCCGGCGCGCTGCATCCGGACGCCGGGTCGCCCGGGCACGGCATGCGGATCCGTCCGGACGCCGAGCGGTGGCGAACCGGCTGA
- a CDS encoding GMC family oxidoreductase has protein sequence MRSDYRDIRARNESAWLIPNDGTRTNHRLRADMRRYDDHDEVDLVVVGAGAGGGVLTQRLARAGWRVVCLDAGPFWDPDTDWVSDERGSHTLYWTDPRQIGGSHPVPLGSNNSGRGVGGSMVHYAGYTPRFHPSDFTTRTADGVGADWPIGYHDLKPFYEAIEQELPVAGQDWPWGDPHSYPHHPHPVSGNGEIFLRGAAAAGVEARVGPVAIPNGRFGNRPHCIYRGFCLQGCKVNAKASPLITHIPDALAHGAEIRPDSMVTRVVVDDRTGTVTGVTYLRAGREHFQRARAVAVAGYSIETPRLLLLSATDRYPDGLGNDHDQVGRYLMVQGAPQTAGRFDAEIRMYKAPPPEVSTEQFYETDPTQPYKRGWSIQTVSPLPITWAEHVTAQGHWGAPLREYLRDYVHWATLGALCEYLPQPDNRVTLADEKDRHGLPVAHFSYSQCENDRQLTAAATRSMERILKAAGASDIITIDRYAHLVGGARMATGPEDGVVDRHHRVFGVPNLYVVDGSVLPTQGAANPALTIMALAARAADRLIRLGRRGLTEAQVSPS, from the coding sequence ATGAGGAGCGACTACCGGGACATCCGGGCCCGCAACGAGTCCGCGTGGCTGATCCCGAACGACGGGACCCGCACCAACCACCGGCTGCGCGCCGACATGCGCCGCTACGACGACCACGACGAGGTGGACCTCGTGGTGGTGGGCGCCGGGGCCGGCGGCGGTGTGCTCACGCAGCGGCTGGCTCGGGCCGGGTGGCGGGTGGTCTGCCTGGACGCCGGTCCGTTCTGGGACCCGGACACCGACTGGGTCTCCGACGAGCGCGGCTCGCACACGCTCTACTGGACCGATCCCCGGCAGATCGGCGGCAGCCACCCCGTCCCGCTCGGCTCCAACAACTCCGGGCGCGGCGTCGGCGGGTCGATGGTGCACTACGCCGGGTACACCCCGCGCTTCCACCCCTCCGACTTCACCACCCGAACGGCCGACGGGGTCGGCGCGGACTGGCCGATCGGCTATCACGACCTGAAGCCGTTCTACGAGGCGATCGAGCAGGAGCTCCCCGTGGCCGGCCAGGACTGGCCCTGGGGCGACCCGCACTCCTACCCGCACCACCCGCACCCCGTATCCGGCAACGGCGAGATCTTCCTGCGCGGCGCCGCGGCCGCCGGCGTCGAGGCCCGGGTCGGGCCCGTCGCGATCCCGAACGGCCGGTTCGGCAACCGCCCGCACTGCATCTACCGCGGCTTCTGCCTGCAAGGCTGCAAGGTCAACGCCAAGGCCAGCCCGCTGATCACCCACATCCCCGACGCGCTCGCGCACGGCGCGGAGATCCGGCCCGACAGCATGGTCACCCGGGTGGTCGTCGACGACCGCACCGGCACGGTCACCGGCGTGACCTACCTGCGCGCCGGCCGCGAGCACTTCCAGCGCGCCCGCGCGGTCGCGGTGGCCGGCTACTCCATCGAGACGCCGCGGCTGCTGCTGCTGTCGGCCACCGACCGCTATCCCGACGGCCTCGGCAACGACCACGACCAGGTCGGGCGCTACCTGATGGTGCAGGGCGCGCCGCAGACCGCCGGTCGGTTCGACGCCGAGATCCGGATGTACAAGGCCCCGCCGCCCGAGGTCAGCACCGAGCAGTTCTACGAGACCGACCCCACGCAGCCGTACAAGCGGGGCTGGTCCATCCAGACCGTGAGCCCGCTGCCGATCACCTGGGCCGAGCACGTCACCGCGCAGGGCCACTGGGGCGCGCCGCTGCGCGAGTACCTTCGCGACTACGTGCACTGGGCGACGCTGGGCGCGTTGTGCGAGTACCTCCCCCAGCCGGACAACCGCGTGACGCTCGCGGACGAGAAGGACCGGCACGGCCTGCCGGTCGCGCACTTCTCCTACAGCCAGTGCGAGAACGACCGGCAGCTGACGGCCGCCGCGACCCGGTCGATGGAGCGCATCCTGAAGGCCGCGGGCGCGAGCGACATCATCACCATCGATCGCTACGCGCACCTCGTCGGGGGAGCCCGGATGGCGACCGGCCCGGAGGACGGCGTCGTCGACCGCCACCACCGCGTGTTCGGCGTGCCCAACCTCTACGTCGTCGACGGCAGCGTGCTGCCGACGCAGGGCGCGGCCAACCCGGCACTGACCATCATGGCGCTGGCCGCGCGCGCCGCCGACCGGCTCATCCGGCTCGGGCGCCGCGGGCTCACGGAGGCGCAGGTGAGCCCGTCATGA
- a CDS encoding gluconate 2-dehydrogenase subunit 3 family protein, protein MPYRSGREHAVTPQHRGRFPGFDVLDSVDVWDDVTAGVVLARLSRPGALSFFTPTEVAVAAPLLDLLLAQDGEPRVPVLPLIDNRLAVGETDGWHYDDLPEDGQAWRETLAALDADAHARGGRRFAELARPAQAGLVQSVQDHAQAGRSWHGFDASHVWSLWTRYACTAFYSHPWAWNEIGFPGPAYPRGYLNPGVDARERWEQRDRHDVDPAAFAARVERARAEHAGLLREDGDR, encoded by the coding sequence ATGCCGTACCGGTCCGGGCGGGAGCACGCCGTCACGCCGCAGCACCGCGGCCGGTTCCCCGGCTTCGACGTCCTCGACAGCGTCGACGTGTGGGACGACGTCACCGCAGGAGTCGTCCTCGCACGGCTGTCCCGGCCGGGGGCCCTGTCCTTCTTCACCCCCACCGAGGTCGCCGTCGCCGCCCCGCTGCTCGACCTGCTGCTGGCGCAGGACGGCGAACCGCGCGTGCCGGTGCTGCCCCTCATCGACAACCGGCTGGCCGTGGGCGAGACCGACGGGTGGCACTACGACGACCTGCCCGAGGACGGCCAGGCATGGCGCGAGACGCTCGCCGCGCTCGACGCCGACGCCCACGCGCGCGGCGGCCGGCGCTTCGCCGAGCTGGCCCGGCCGGCGCAAGCCGGCCTGGTGCAATCGGTCCAGGACCACGCGCAGGCCGGCCGGTCGTGGCACGGCTTCGACGCCTCGCACGTGTGGAGCCTGTGGACCCGGTACGCCTGCACCGCCTTCTACTCCCACCCGTGGGCATGGAACGAGATCGGCTTCCCCGGGCCGGCGTACCCCCGCGGATACCTGAACCCGGGCGTCGACGCGCGAGAGCGGTGGGAACAGCGCGACCGGCACGACGTCGACCCCGCGGCGTTCGCCGCTCGCGTCGAGCGGGCCCGCGCCGAGCACGCCGGCCTGCTGCGCGAGGACGGCGACCGATGA
- a CDS encoding thiamine pyrophosphate-requiring protein has protein sequence MADTVADVLLDRLRAWDIRQVFGFPGDGINGLLAAWGRANNDPQFVQARHEEMAAFEAVGFAKFSGRVGACVATSGPGAVHLLNGLYDAKLDHVPVVAIVGQAARSSMGGSYQQEIDLLSLFKDVCGDYVQMCTVPQQLPNLIDRAIRVAQAEQAPTCLIIPSDVFELEYVAPGHEFKQVPSSLGVAPATAAPEPEAVRRAAEILNAGQKVAMLVGQGARGCAAELTEVADLLGAGAAKALLGKDVLPDDLPWVTGSIGLLGTIPSYKMMMGCDTLLTVGSNFPYTQFMPPLDAARGIQIDRSAKWIGMRYPYELNLVGDARTTLRELIPLLERTSDRSWREEIESDVADWWDTVERRAMTDADPVNPMRVFHELSKRLPANAMVASDSGSSANWYARHLRFHGDVRGSLSGTLATMGPGVPYVIGAKWAHPDRPAIAMVGDGAMQMNGLAELITVGHYWSQWADPRLIVAILHNNDLNQVTWEMRAMAGAPKFTESQTLPDVDYAAFARSLGLGGINIDAPDALGPAWDQALAADRPTVLDVRCDPDVPPIPPHATFEQVKSVAAAVLHGDEDRWGLVRQGLKQKAQQYLPGTKEED, from the coding sequence ATGGCTGACACAGTTGCCGACGTACTGCTCGACCGGCTACGCGCATGGGACATCCGGCAGGTGTTCGGGTTCCCCGGGGACGGCATCAACGGACTGCTGGCGGCGTGGGGTCGCGCGAACAACGATCCCCAGTTCGTCCAGGCCCGGCACGAGGAGATGGCCGCCTTCGAGGCCGTGGGATTCGCCAAGTTCTCCGGGCGGGTGGGGGCGTGCGTGGCCACCAGCGGCCCGGGTGCGGTGCACCTGCTCAACGGGCTGTACGACGCCAAGCTGGACCACGTCCCGGTGGTGGCGATCGTCGGCCAGGCGGCCCGCTCGTCGATGGGCGGCTCGTACCAGCAGGAGATCGATCTGCTGAGCCTGTTCAAGGACGTCTGCGGCGACTACGTGCAGATGTGCACCGTGCCGCAGCAGCTGCCCAACCTCATCGACCGCGCGATCCGCGTCGCGCAGGCGGAGCAGGCGCCGACCTGCCTGATCATCCCGTCGGACGTGTTCGAGCTCGAGTACGTCGCGCCGGGGCACGAGTTCAAGCAGGTTCCGTCGAGCCTGGGCGTGGCCCCGGCGACAGCCGCTCCCGAGCCGGAGGCGGTGCGGCGCGCGGCTGAGATCCTCAATGCGGGGCAGAAGGTCGCGATGCTGGTCGGGCAGGGTGCCCGAGGCTGCGCCGCGGAGCTGACCGAGGTCGCCGACCTGCTCGGGGCCGGTGCCGCGAAGGCGCTGCTCGGCAAGGACGTCCTGCCGGACGACCTGCCGTGGGTCACGGGCTCCATCGGGCTGCTGGGCACCATCCCGTCCTACAAGATGATGATGGGCTGCGACACGCTGCTGACCGTCGGCTCGAACTTCCCGTACACCCAGTTCATGCCGCCGCTCGATGCGGCGCGCGGGATCCAGATCGACCGGTCGGCGAAGTGGATCGGCATGCGCTATCCCTACGAGCTGAACCTCGTCGGGGACGCGCGGACCACCCTGCGCGAGCTGATCCCGCTGCTGGAGCGCACGAGCGACCGGTCCTGGCGAGAGGAGATCGAGAGCGACGTCGCCGACTGGTGGGACACGGTGGAGCGCCGAGCGATGACCGACGCCGACCCGGTGAACCCGATGCGGGTCTTCCACGAGCTGTCCAAGCGGCTCCCGGCGAACGCGATGGTCGCCTCCGACTCCGGCAGCTCGGCCAACTGGTACGCCCGCCACCTCCGCTTCCACGGCGACGTCCGCGGCTCGCTGTCGGGCACGCTCGCCACCATGGGCCCCGGCGTCCCGTACGTCATCGGGGCCAAGTGGGCGCACCCCGACCGCCCGGCGATCGCTATGGTCGGCGACGGCGCCATGCAGATGAACGGGCTGGCCGAGCTGATCACCGTCGGGCACTACTGGTCGCAGTGGGCCGACCCCCGGCTGATCGTCGCGATCCTGCACAACAACGACCTCAACCAGGTCACCTGGGAGATGCGGGCGATGGCCGGCGCGCCGAAGTTCACCGAGTCGCAGACGCTCCCCGACGTCGACTACGCGGCGTTCGCCCGCAGCCTCGGGCTCGGCGGCATCAACATCGACGCGCCCGACGCGCTGGGCCCCGCGTGGGACCAGGCGCTCGCCGCGGACCGGCCGACGGTGCTGGACGTCCGGTGCGATCCCGACGTGCCACCGATTCCGCCGCACGCCACGTTCGAGCAGGTCAAGTCCGTCGCGGCGGCCGTCCTGCACGGCGACGAGGACCGCTGGGGGCTCGTCAGGCAAGGCCTCAAGCAGAAGGCGCAGCAGTACCTTCCCGGCACCAAGGAGGAGGACTGA